The region AAGGCGCCGGGGCCTACGTGAGTTGCTATTACGCTTCCTACATTGGTGTCTATAAATTTTGTTTCACCAAGCTCTTGTGATATTGACGTCTTAAGTTCATCTGCAGTATCAGGGCATTTGGCATTTGCAATACCTATCAAACGCCCTTTGCCGGCGGTTCCTTTTTCTTTTATCATTTCTACGATATTCTTTATGGCTTTTTTCATACCTCTGGCTTTTTCAACAACCGCTACTTTACCATCGGTAATAGTGAGTATGGGCTTAATATTTAATATGTTGCCTATAACGGCCTGGGCACCTGATAACCTTCCTCCCCTTTTTAAGTATTCCAGGGTATCTACGGCTATTAAAAGCTTAACTTTGTTTTTATAATCCTCTATGAATTCCACAATATCATTATGGTCCATACCGCTTTCTGAAAGCTCGGCTGCTTTTAAGGCTATCATACCTAAGGCAATTGTCGCAGTTCTTGAATCCACCACCGTTATTTTATCATCCTGCAGTGCACTCTTCGCGATAACAGCCGATTGATAAGTACCGCTTAAATCGCTTGAAATGTGTATTGAAATTACACTGTTTCCTTTTTCAAGCTCGGCCTTATAAACATCTTCAAAGGCTTTAGGATTTACCTGGGATGTGCTGGGCAGCTTATTGCTGCTTACCAATTTTTCATAAAACTGTTCTGAGGTTATATCAATCCTGTCTCTGTATTCTTCATCTCCAAAATGTACAGTCAAAGGAAGTTCTATAATTCCATATTTATCAATTAAATGCTGAGGGATGTCCGCAGTGCTATCAGTAACAATTTTTACGCTCATTTAAATATTACCTCCGAAATTAGTACTTGCTACTAATATTATATACTAAAACCTGCATACATTGCAAAACATTTATTGAAACCCCTTATTTCATATCCGGAAAGTCCAGCTGCCGTAGCGCTTCAAACATAATTATGTTTACGCTGTTGGAAAGATTTAATGACCTTAGACTCTCTTTTATCATGGGTATGCGCATGCAATTCTCAATGTTTTTTTCGATCAATTCCTTCGGCAATCCGGCGCTCTCTTTACCGAAAACAAGGAAATCTCCTTTTTGGAATTCAATGTCCGTATACAGCTTTTTAGCCTTTGTGGTGGCATAAAAAAACCTTTCGTATCTGTACTCTTCATATAATTCCTCCAAACTGTCATAGTACCTTATATCAAGATACTGCCAGTAATCCAGCCCTGCTCTTTTCAAGCTTTTGTCATCTGTTGAAAAACCAAGGGGCTTGACAAGATGAAGTGTTGATTTGGTCAGCACGCAGGAGCGGGCTATATTTCCTGTGTTCTGAGGAATTTCAGGCTCTAGCATTACTATGTTCAAATTCATGATTTACCCCCTATTTTACTAATTTCCTTAATATCCACGGCCTTTTTATTTCAATGGCTTTATGAGGACAAAGCTCCTGACAGCAAAAGCAACGGATGCACTTATAAAGGTCCACCCTTGGCCGCCCATTTTCCATGGTAATGGCACCGGGAGGACAGCTTTGCTTGCAATTGCTGCAGCCAATGCAAACCTCCTGTGAAAAAACCGGACGAGGAAGCACATGCCTGCTCATTAGCCTCTCTAAAGGTTTTGGTATTTTACCGGAGAAATTTACAGTCCTTATATCCGGAACCTTGTATCTTTTCCTCATATCATCAAGGTTTACACCTATAACTTCAATATCTTTTATATTGCCGGAAACGATATTTCTCTCCCTGCATCTTTGAATTGTAGGAACGTCCAATGGGTTGACGCCTATTAAATATGCCCCGGAAACATCGGCTTCATAGGGATTTTCAGATGCAATCAATATCCCGGAATGAATAGGAGCACCTGCCGTAGGCCCTTCTCCTTCCATTCCGTATATTCCATCTATGATTGATAGAACAGGCTTTGTAAGGGTACATATATCCACAAGCATGTTGGAGAAATTCTTAATGTCCGGCATTTTATAATGATATTCTGCTTTTAATACCCCGGGGATGGCGCCAAACATAACTTTAACAGCTCCGGTATATAATACCATTCCATGAGTTTTCAGTTTTGAGAGCGTAATTATTTTATCGCAGTCCATCATAGGCTTTATCAAAGTAAGCCTTTTAACAGCCACAGCCTCAGAATGGTTATACTCCTCTGATGAACAGTCATAATTTAATTCTGCACCTGATTGCTTTGCTGCAGCTTCTATACCACAAGCCCTGTATAAGCTCTGAAGAATTACTTTATTATATGGCCCCCCCGGGCTGTCGCCTATTATTACCTTCGCCCCTGCCCCAATTAGTTTTTTAGCAACAGCCTCAACTATTGCCGGGTGAGTGGTAGCGGCATCCTCAGGATTTTTTTTCATAACCAGATTAAGCTTTAAAAACACTTTGTCTCCCGGATTTATAAATTTATTTATCCCGCCGAGATTATTAAAAGTCTCATCTATACCTTTAGATACATAATCCATATCATAGTTTTTACATTCTACCAAAGATACCTTTGACATTTTATCCCCCCTAAGCTGTTTTCAGCTTCAATTATTGCTCACTTAATATAAATTTTTCTATTATATAGGCCACGCCGTCTTCTTCATTAGTAAGCGTCACAAAATCCGCGGCAGACTTAGTCTCGGCCGTTGCATTCCCCATGGCTATGCCAAGACCTGCATACCTTATCATGGATATATCGTTTTCATTGTCGCCAATGCAGATTATTTCATCCCTTTTAAGGTTGAAATAATCCGCCAGGACCTGCACAGCCTTGCCCTTTGAAACGCCTTTATTCATTATCTCTATATTATTTTTAGCAGAACTTACTACTTCCACATCCAAAACTTCAATATCCGCTCGTAATGCTGCTATTTTATCAGGATTTTCATCGGCAATGACAGCCTTTAGAATATGGGGGCTGTTTTTTCTTATTACTTCGTCCCATTCATTCTCATTGACAATTTGAATATGTACCTGTCTGTCCCCGGGCATGGCATTGTTCCACTTAGAATAATTCAAAGATGCATAAATGAGCTTTTCTGTATATATGGTGTTGCTGGACATGAAATGGCATACAAGATTATGTTTTTTACATGCAGCCAGCACATCTCTTATAGCTTTTTCCCCAAGAAGCATTGCATAAACAACTTCATCCCTGTCCTTTTCTCTTATATAGGCTCCGTTTGAAGCGATGATGGGGGAACTCACCCCTATCATTTCCCCAAAAACTCTGGCAGATGTAAAAATTCTTCCCGTGGATACAACTAATATAACGCCCGTCTTTGCTGCCTTATCCAAAGCTTCCTTATTTCTTTCAGATATTCTTTTGTCATTAGTTAAAAGTGTCCCATCCATATCCATTACAAGCATTTTATATTTCATTATTTGTCTCACTTCCAATCAATACTAATATCCTAATACTTTAGTTTAATTAATATACATAAACTTAGCAAGAAAAAAAGCCTAAATATAACAATATAAAAAAGCCGGATTAACCGGCTTTTTTATATTGTTATATTTATTTAAATTATACTAATTCCTTAGCTTTAACAGCAGCTCCGCCTGCATCACGGGCATAAGCGTCAGCTCCGATTGAAGATGCGAATTCAGGAGTGATAGGTGCTCCGCCTACCAATACCTTGAATCCTGTTAAACCGCTGGCTTTAATTGTTTCTACTGTTTCTTTCATAGCCGGCATAGTTGTTGTTAAAAGTGCTGAGCAAGCTACTACTTTTACATCAGGATTTGCTTTTATTGTTTCAATGAATTTGTCTGCCGGAACGTCAACACCGAGGTCGATAACATCGAAACCTGCGCTGCCAATCATAAGAGCAACAAGGTTCTTGCCGATGTCATGAAGGTCTCCTGCAACAGTTCCTATTATGCACTTTCCAAGGGAAACTGCACCTGAGCCTGCAAGAACAGGTTTAAGTACTTCTACGCCTTTTTGCATTGCTTTACCTGCAACAAGCATTTCGGGAACAAATATTTCTCCTGATGAGAATTTGTCACCTACTACTCCCATAGCTTCAACCATTGCTTCAAGGATAGCAGTTGCTGCTTGTCCTTCGTTCAATGCTTCCTGTACTAAACCAGGAACAACTTTGGTTTTACCGGCTGCGACGCCAGCTTTTACTTCATCAATTTTTGACATTTTAATTTCCTCCTTTTGTTGGGCAATTACAGGGGCAAGATTATGCAATCCACCCGAATGCTTTTTATTTTGTTATAATTATGTATTTCAGCGTTAACAAGGGAAAGGTGCTCCTTTTAGTCCAAAGGCCCGCTATCCTGCAATATCAGGCCAAAGGCCAGCAGCACCGTTTTTATCCTCTCACATTAAAGCCTTATACATTTATACAGCTAAGAATATTTATAACTATTTATTTACCGGTCCGAATATACCATCCCTGTATGCACTGATGTATTCCATACAGTAATCATCCATACCAAGTAATGCTTCTGTCGCAAAAATCATACCCATCATATCTCTGTTCAATGGGTCCATAATTACGC is a window of Oxobacter pfennigii DNA encoding:
- the trmL gene encoding tRNA (uridine(34)/cytosine(34)/5-carboxymethylaminomethyluridine(34)-2'-O)-methyltransferase TrmL, which codes for MNLNIVMLEPEIPQNTGNIARSCVLTKSTLHLVKPLGFSTDDKSLKRAGLDYWQYLDIRYYDSLEELYEEYRYERFFYATTKAKKLYTDIEFQKGDFLVFGKESAGLPKELIEKNIENCMRIPMIKESLRSLNLSNSVNIIMFEALRQLDFPDMK
- a CDS encoding DUF362 domain-containing protein is translated as MSKVSLVECKNYDMDYVSKGIDETFNNLGGINKFINPGDKVFLKLNLVMKKNPEDAATTHPAIVEAVAKKLIGAGAKVIIGDSPGGPYNKVILQSLYRACGIEAAAKQSGAELNYDCSSEEYNHSEAVAVKRLTLIKPMMDCDKIITLSKLKTHGMVLYTGAVKVMFGAIPGVLKAEYHYKMPDIKNFSNMLVDICTLTKPVLSIIDGIYGMEGEGPTAGAPIHSGILIASENPYEADVSGAYLIGVNPLDVPTIQRCRERNIVSGNIKDIEVIGVNLDDMRKRYKVPDIRTVNFSGKIPKPLERLMSRHVLPRPVFSQEVCIGCSNCKQSCPPGAITMENGRPRVDLYKCIRCFCCQELCPHKAIEIKRPWILRKLVK
- a CDS encoding Cof-type HAD-IIB family hydrolase; amino-acid sequence: MKYKMLVMDMDGTLLTNDKRISERNKEALDKAAKTGVILVVSTGRIFTSARVFGEMIGVSSPIIASNGAYIREKDRDEVVYAMLLGEKAIRDVLAACKKHNLVCHFMSSNTIYTEKLIYASLNYSKWNNAMPGDRQVHIQIVNENEWDEVIRKNSPHILKAVIADENPDKIAALRADIEVLDVEVVSSAKNNIEIMNKGVSKGKAVQVLADYFNLKRDEIICIGDNENDISMIRYAGLGIAMGNATAETKSAADFVTLTNEEDGVAYIIEKFILSEQ
- a CDS encoding corrinoid protein, producing MSKIDEVKAGVAAGKTKVVPGLVQEALNEGQAATAILEAMVEAMGVVGDKFSSGEIFVPEMLVAGKAMQKGVEVLKPVLAGSGAVSLGKCIIGTVAGDLHDIGKNLVALMIGSAGFDVIDLGVDVPADKFIETIKANPDVKVVACSALLTTTMPAMKETVETIKASGLTGFKVLVGGAPITPEFASSIGADAYARDAGGAAVKAKELV
- a CDS encoding DegV family protein, with protein sequence MSVKIVTDSTADIPQHLIDKYGIIELPLTVHFGDEEYRDRIDITSEQFYEKLVSSNKLPSTSQVNPKAFEDVYKAELEKGNSVISIHISSDLSGTYQSAVIAKSALQDDKITVVDSRTATIALGMIALKAAELSESGMDHNDIVEFIEDYKNKVKLLIAVDTLEYLKRGGRLSGAQAVIGNILNIKPILTITDGKVAVVEKARGMKKAIKNIVEMIKEKGTAGKGRLIGIANAKCPDTADELKTSISQELGETKFIDTNVGSVIATHVGPGAFGVAYV